From the genome of Flavobacterium luteolum, one region includes:
- a CDS encoding SulP family inorganic anion transporter, producing the protein MTKKINLFANLKSDFASGLVVFLVALPLCLGIAMASGAPLFSGIIAGVVGGIVVGYLSQSHISVSGPAAGLTAIILTAITDLGAFDVFLMSVFIAGLIQLALGFLKAGSISNYFPTNVIEGMLAGIGIIIILKQIPHAFGYDADFEGDQAFVQNDGSNSFSFLFDVLNHIHLGAVVVSAVSLVILLAWEKVPFLKRIKLVPGALVAVIAGVVLNEIFVSTGSTLAIAKEHLVSLPVPKSFDDFKSIIITPDFTAVTNPQVWVVAITIAIVASIETLLCIEASDRMDVQKRYTNTNVELRAQGVGNMISSLLGGLPMTSVVVRSSANNNAGAKSKMSAIIHGVLLLISVLSIPAILNKIPLATLATVLILVGYKLAKPATFMHFWEKGKYQFVPFIATLVFVVATDLLKGVALGIIISIIFVLRGNLKRAYVFKKEEYEDGDIIHIDLAQEVSFLNKAAIKQTLNHIPENSKVIINAHDTEYIAHDVLDLIREFKETRAVDENIKVKLKGFKEAYELENTPENSNHVTIEHYYDVAKRELVQREVVKSE; encoded by the coding sequence ATGACAAAAAAAATCAATCTTTTTGCCAACCTTAAATCTGATTTTGCTTCAGGTTTAGTGGTTTTCTTGGTGGCTCTTCCGTTGTGTTTAGGTATTGCAATGGCTTCTGGAGCACCATTATTTTCTGGAATTATTGCTGGTGTTGTGGGTGGTATTGTTGTAGGATATTTAAGCCAGTCGCATATTAGTGTATCAGGTCCAGCTGCTGGGTTAACAGCTATCATTTTAACCGCAATTACCGATTTAGGAGCTTTCGATGTATTTTTAATGTCTGTTTTTATTGCTGGATTAATTCAATTAGCATTAGGATTTTTAAAGGCAGGAAGTATATCAAACTATTTTCCGACAAACGTGATCGAGGGAATGTTAGCAGGTATCGGAATTATTATCATCCTAAAACAAATACCGCACGCTTTTGGTTATGATGCAGATTTCGAAGGAGATCAGGCTTTTGTTCAAAACGATGGAAGTAATTCATTTTCATTTTTGTTTGACGTCTTAAATCATATTCACTTAGGGGCTGTAGTAGTTTCTGCAGTTTCATTGGTAATCTTGCTGGCTTGGGAAAAAGTTCCTTTCTTAAAAAGAATAAAACTAGTTCCTGGAGCTTTGGTTGCTGTAATTGCAGGAGTTGTTTTAAACGAAATATTTGTATCTACAGGAAGCACTTTGGCAATTGCGAAAGAACATTTGGTTTCTTTGCCAGTTCCAAAATCTTTTGATGACTTTAAATCAATTATAATTACCCCAGACTTTACTGCTGTTACAAATCCGCAAGTTTGGGTAGTTGCTATTACAATTGCCATTGTCGCTTCTATTGAAACTCTTTTATGTATAGAAGCTTCTGATAGAATGGATGTGCAAAAACGTTATACAAACACCAACGTAGAATTAAGAGCGCAAGGTGTTGGTAATATGATAAGTTCTCTTTTAGGAGGTTTGCCAATGACTTCTGTGGTTGTAAGATCTTCTGCAAATAATAATGCAGGTGCAAAATCTAAAATGTCTGCTATTATTCATGGTGTACTTTTATTAATAAGTGTATTGTCTATACCGGCAATTCTAAACAAGATTCCATTGGCAACATTGGCGACTGTTTTGATTTTGGTCGGATATAAATTAGCTAAACCAGCAACCTTTATGCATTTCTGGGAAAAGGGGAAATACCAGTTTGTACCTTTCATTGCAACTTTGGTCTTTGTTGTTGCGACAGATTTGCTAAAAGGTGTTGCGTTGGGAATTATCATCAGTATTATTTTTGTTCTAAGAGGAAACTTGAAAAGAGCTTATGTTTTCAAGAAAGAAGAATATGAAGACGGTGATATTATTCATATCGATTTAGCGCAAGAAGTTTCGTTTTTAAATAAAGCTGCGATTAAACAAACATTGAATCATATTCCTGAAAATTCTAAAGTGATTATCAATGCTCATGATACAGAGTACATCGCGCATGATGTTTTAGATTTAATTCGTGAATTTAAAGAGACGAGAGCTGTTGATGAAAATATTAAAGTGAAGCTTAAAGGTTTCAAAGAAGCTTACGAATTGGAAAATACGCCAGAAAATAGTAATCATGTTACGATTGAACACTATTATGATGTGGCAAAAAGAGAACTGGTTCAAAGAGAGGTTGTTAAAAGCGAATAA
- a CDS encoding Dps family protein: MKTNILGLPVKESELLVKELNVLLSNFQVYYQNLRGIHWNIRGKRFFDLHVKFEELYTDAQLKIDMIAERVLTIGGTPLHTFEDYIKNNKLTVGKNISNDEKAVQLIVHSLSDLLKIEREILNKSDEINDEGTNSMMSDFIAEQEKTIWMMNAWLEETL; the protein is encoded by the coding sequence ATGAAGACAAATATTTTAGGATTACCAGTAAAAGAGTCAGAATTATTAGTAAAAGAACTGAATGTGTTATTATCAAATTTTCAAGTCTATTATCAAAACTTGAGAGGAATTCACTGGAATATTCGTGGAAAGCGTTTTTTTGATTTACATGTGAAATTCGAAGAATTATATACTGATGCACAATTGAAAATAGATATGATCGCAGAAAGAGTTTTGACAATTGGCGGAACGCCTCTGCATACTTTTGAAGATTATATTAAAAACAATAAATTGACGGTTGGAAAAAATATTTCTAACGATGAAAAGGCAGTTCAATTGATTGTTCACTCTTTATCAGATTTATTGAAAATCGAGAGAGAAATATTGAACAAATCTGATGAAATTAATGATGAAGGTACCAATTCTATGATGAGTGACTTCATTGCTGAGCAGGAAAAAACGATTTGGATGATGAATGCTTGGTTAGAAGAAACTTTGTAA
- a CDS encoding LysR substrate-binding domain-containing protein: MTITQLQYVLAVAEHKNFTLAAEKCFVTQPTLSMQIQKIEEELNILIFDRSKKPIQLTDIGQKIVNQAKNIVNEADRIKDIVEQQKGFIGGEFRLGIIPTIMPTLLPMFLNNFIKKYPKVKLLIEELNTEEIILKLKNGHLDAAIAATPLEDEKIKEIVLYFEPFVAYIPEHHASFQKEEIEVADLNLNEILLLQDGHCFRDGILNLCKNVSDTDQTNFQIQSGSFETLIKLADEGLGTTLLPYLHTLDLKESDKLKLRNFKEPKPAREVSLIYPKSELKMQIIDALRSTIAGVVKGAIVFQNVQIISPLQKKA, translated from the coding sequence ATGACTATAACTCAATTGCAATATGTGTTAGCGGTTGCTGAGCATAAAAATTTTACACTTGCTGCAGAAAAATGCTTTGTAACTCAGCCAACTCTTAGTATGCAAATACAAAAAATTGAAGAAGAACTTAATATTTTAATTTTTGACCGAAGTAAAAAACCGATTCAGCTTACCGATATAGGACAAAAAATCGTAAATCAGGCAAAAAATATCGTAAACGAAGCTGATCGTATAAAAGATATAGTAGAACAACAAAAAGGTTTTATTGGCGGAGAATTTCGTTTAGGAATTATTCCAACTATTATGCCTACGCTTCTACCAATGTTTTTGAATAATTTCATTAAAAAATATCCAAAAGTAAAACTCTTAATCGAAGAGCTTAATACAGAAGAAATTATCCTGAAACTAAAAAACGGACATCTCGATGCGGCAATTGCGGCAACTCCGCTTGAAGACGAAAAAATAAAGGAAATTGTTTTATACTTTGAACCATTTGTAGCTTATATTCCGGAACATCATGCTAGTTTCCAGAAAGAAGAAATAGAAGTTGCCGACTTAAACCTAAATGAAATCCTGCTTTTACAAGACGGACATTGTTTTAGAGATGGTATTTTGAATTTATGCAAAAACGTTTCTGACACCGACCAAACTAATTTCCAGATTCAAAGTGGAAGTTTTGAAACCTTAATTAAATTAGCAGACGAAGGCCTTGGTACAACGTTACTTCCGTACTTGCACACCTTAGACTTAAAAGAGTCCGACAAACTGAAGCTCCGAAACTTTAAGGAGCCAAAACCAGCTCGAGAGGTAAGTTTGATTTACCCAAAGAGCGAATTAAAGATGCAAATCATCGATGCACTCAGATCTACAATTGCAGGCGTCGTAAAAGGTGCAATTGTTTTTCAGAATGTTCAAATCATTAGTCCATTACAAAAGAAAGCGTAA
- the mnmD gene encoding tRNA (5-methylaminomethyl-2-thiouridine)(34)-methyltransferase MnmD, whose protein sequence is MKREIIKTLDGSTTIRLPEWDECYHSKHGAIQEAKHVFIKNGLSLFENPISILEIGFGTGLNAFITYLEAIRKNQKIDYVGVEAYPVDADEILEMNYAAELEALEFENIFEKMHKSEWNEKAEICDLFSLTKRKQFFHEINDFEIFDLIYFDAFGYRVQPELWSTEIFQKMYNSLKPNGVLVTYAARGVVKRSMIEVGFTVEKLTGPPGKREMFRAFKKV, encoded by the coding sequence GTGAAAAGAGAAATAATTAAAACGCTAGATGGTTCAACTACAATTCGTTTGCCTGAATGGGACGAATGTTATCATTCTAAACATGGAGCAATTCAGGAAGCAAAACATGTTTTTATTAAAAACGGACTTTCTTTATTCGAAAATCCGATAAGTATTTTAGAAATAGGTTTTGGGACTGGGTTAAATGCTTTTATCACCTATTTGGAAGCCATTAGAAAAAATCAGAAAATAGATTATGTTGGAGTAGAAGCTTATCCGGTTGATGCAGACGAAATCTTGGAAATGAATTATGCAGCTGAACTTGAGGCATTGGAATTTGAGAACATTTTCGAGAAAATGCATAAAAGTGAATGGAATGAAAAGGCAGAAATTTGCGACCTGTTCTCGTTAACCAAAAGGAAACAATTTTTTCACGAAATAAACGATTTTGAAATTTTTGATTTGATTTACTTTGACGCCTTCGGATATAGAGTGCAGCCGGAGCTTTGGAGTACTGAGATTTTTCAAAAAATGTACAATAGTTTAAAACCAAATGGCGTTTTGGTTACATACGCTGCTCGAGGAGTTGTTAAAAGAAGTATGATTGAAGTCGGATTTACTGTGGAAAAATTAACAGGGCCTCCAGGAAAAAGAGAAATGTTTCGAGCTTTTAAAAAGGTTTAA
- a CDS encoding branched-chain amino acid aminotransferase has protein sequence MSTTQTSKIEIIKAASTKINEVDFDNLSFGAVFTDHLFECDFKNGQWQNPVIKPYAPILMDPSSKVFHYGQAIFEGMKAYKDDNNDVWLFRPDENFNRFNKSAVRMAMPEVPEAIFMDGLNELLKLDKDWIQRGNGASMYIRPFMIATGPGVIANPSDEYKFMILLSPAKAYYGGEVKVIIAEHFSRAANGGIGAAKAAGNYAAQFYPTNLANKDGFQQVIWTDDATHTKLEEAGTMNVFFRINDTLLTAPTSERILDGVTRKSLIAMAEKEGLKVEVRPVIVSELVEAAKNGSLKEIFGAGTAAVISVIKGFSYKDEYFEMAPIENSYATFLKEKLTSLQNKLSEDTYGWTIKVQ, from the coding sequence ATGAGTACAACTCAAACAAGCAAAATTGAAATCATCAAAGCTGCTTCTACAAAAATCAATGAAGTAGATTTTGACAACTTAAGTTTTGGTGCTGTATTTACAGACCATTTATTCGAATGCGATTTTAAAAACGGGCAATGGCAAAATCCTGTCATTAAGCCTTATGCTCCTATTTTAATGGATCCATCTTCAAAAGTCTTCCATTACGGACAAGCAATTTTTGAAGGAATGAAAGCTTATAAAGATGACAATAATGATGTTTGGTTGTTTAGACCAGATGAAAACTTTAACCGTTTCAACAAATCGGCTGTAAGAATGGCAATGCCAGAAGTTCCTGAAGCTATTTTTATGGATGGTTTAAATGAATTATTGAAATTAGACAAAGACTGGATTCAAAGAGGAAACGGAGCTAGTATGTACATTCGTCCATTTATGATTGCGACAGGTCCTGGAGTTATCGCAAATCCTTCTGACGAATATAAATTCATGATTTTACTTTCTCCTGCAAAAGCTTATTATGGAGGTGAAGTAAAAGTTATCATTGCTGAGCATTTCAGCAGAGCTGCAAATGGTGGAATCGGTGCTGCAAAAGCTGCCGGAAACTATGCTGCTCAATTTTACCCAACTAACTTGGCGAACAAAGATGGTTTCCAACAAGTTATCTGGACAGATGATGCAACGCACACAAAACTAGAAGAAGCTGGAACAATGAACGTTTTCTTCAGAATTAATGACACTTTATTAACTGCTCCAACAAGCGAAAGAATTTTAGATGGTGTTACCAGAAAAAGTTTAATTGCAATGGCAGAAAAAGAAGGATTAAAAGTTGAAGTTCGCCCAGTAATTGTTTCAGAATTGGTTGAAGCTGCTAAAAACGGATCTCTAAAAGAAATCTTTGGAGCAGGAACTGCTGCAGTTATTAGCGTTATCAAAGGATTCTCTTATAAAGATGAATACTTCGAAATGGCTCCAATCGAGAATTCTTATGCTACTTTCTTAAAAGAAAAATTAACAAGTCTTCAAAACAAACTTTCTGAAGACACTTACGGATGGACAATTAAAGTTCAATAA
- a CDS encoding nucleoside triphosphate pyrophosphohydrolase family protein yields the protein MKKQLDAVTEFHTAFKIGHSATPIADVGAEKKLLRYNLMKEENEEYYEAVQNNDLVEIADALGDMMYILCGTIIEHGLQDKIEAVFDEIQRSNMSKLGEDGKPIYREDGKVMKGPNYFKPDFSKLL from the coding sequence ATGAAAAAACAACTTGACGCCGTAACCGAATTTCACACTGCTTTTAAAATTGGCCATAGCGCAACTCCAATTGCCGATGTAGGAGCAGAGAAAAAATTGCTTCGTTATAATTTAATGAAGGAAGAAAATGAAGAGTATTACGAGGCAGTTCAAAATAATGATTTGGTTGAAATTGCAGATGCACTTGGAGATATGATGTATATTTTGTGCGGAACAATTATAGAACACGGACTTCAAGATAAAATAGAAGCTGTATTTGATGAAATTCAACGCAGTAATATGAGTAAATTGGGTGAAGATGGAAAACCAATTTATCGTGAAGACGGAAAAGTAATGAAAGGCCCAAATTATTTTAAACCTGATTTTTCGAAATTATTATAA